A single region of the Mus caroli chromosome 16, CAROLI_EIJ_v1.1, whole genome shotgun sequence genome encodes:
- the Eif4a2 gene encoding LOW QUALITY PROTEIN: eukaryotic initiation factor 4A-II (The sequence of the model RefSeq protein was modified relative to this genomic sequence to represent the inferred CDS: substituted 1 base at 1 genomic stop codon) — protein sequence MSGGSADYNSREHGGPEGMDPDGVIESNWNEIVDNFDDMNLKESLLRGIYAYGFEKPSAIQQRAIIPCIKGYDVIAQAQSGTGKTATFAISILQQLEIEFKETQALVLAPTRELAQQIQKVILALGDYMGATCHACIGGTNVRNEMQKLQAEAPHIVVGTPGRVFDMLNRRYLSPKWIKMFVLDEADEMLSRGFKDQIYEIFQKLNTSIQVVLLSATMPTDVLEVTKKFMRDPIRILVKKEELTLEGIKQFYINVEFXEWKLDTLCDLYETLTITQAVIFLNTRRKVDWLTEKMHARDFTVSALHGDMDQKERDVIMREFRSGSSRVLITTDLLARGIDVQQVSLVINYDLPTNRENYIHRIGRGGRFGRKGVAINFVTEEDKRILRDIETFYNTTVEEMPMNVADLI from the exons ATGTCTGGTGGCTCCGCGGATTACAACAG CAGAGAACATGGCGGCCCAGAGGGAATGGACCCCGATGGTGTCATCGAG AGCAACTGGAATGAAATTGTTGATAACTTTGATGATATGAATTTAAAGGAGTCCCTTCTTCGAGGCATCTATGCGTATGGTTTTGAGAAGCCTTCAGCTATTCAGCAGAGAGCTATTATCCCTTGTATTAAAG GGTATGATGTGATTGCTCAAGCTCAGTCAGGTACTGGCAAGACAGCCACATTTGCTATTTCCATCCTGCAACAGTTGGAGATTGAGTTCAAGGAGACCCAAGCACTAGTATTGGCCCCCACCAGAGAACTGGCTCAACAG ATCCAAAAGGTAATTTTGGCTCTTGGAGattatatgggagcaacttgtcATGCTTGCATTGGAGGAACAAATGTTCGAAATGAAATGCAGAAGTTGCAGGCTGAAGCCCCTCATATTGTTGTTGGTACTCCAGGGAGAGTGTTTGATATGCTAAACAGAAGATACCTTT CTCCAAAATGGATCAAAATGTTCGTTTTGGATGAAGCAGATGAAATGTTGAGCCGAGGGTTTAAGGATCAGATCTATGAGATTTTCCAAAAATTAAATACAAGCATTCAG gttgtgTTGCTTTCTGCCACAATGCCAACTGATGTGCTAGAAGTGACCAAGAAATTCATGAGAGATCCAATTCGAATCCTGGTGAAGAAGGAAGAATTGACCCTTGAAGGAATTAAACAATTTTATATTAATGTTGAATTTTAGGAGTGGAAGCTGGACACTCTTTGTGACTTGTATGAGACTTTGACTATCACACAAGCAGTTATTTTTCTCAATACAAGGCGCAAGGTGGACTGGCTCACGGAGAAAATGCATGCCAGGGACTTCACAGTTTCTGCTCTG CATGGTGACATGGACCAGAAGGAAAGAGATGTCATCATGAGGGAATTCCGATCAGGGTCAAGCCGTGTTCTGATCACTACTGACTTGTTG GCTCGTGGGATTGACGTGCAACAAGTGTCCTTGGTTATAAACTACGATCTACCTACCAATCGTGAAAACTATATTCACAG AATTGGCAGAGGGGGTCGATTTGGGAGGAAAGGTGTGGCTATAAACTTTGTTACTGAAGAAGACAAGAGGATTCTTCGTGACATTGAGACTTTCTACAATACTACAGTGGAGGAAATGCCCATGAATGTGGCTGACCTAATTTAA
- the Rfc4 gene encoding replication factor C subunit 4 yields MQAFLKGTSVSAKPQLTKDRGTPATAGSSGETKKVKPVPWVEKYRPKCVDEVAFQEEVVAVLKKSLEGADLPNLLFYGPPGTGKTSTILAAARELFGPELFRLRVLELNASDERGIQVVREKVKNFAQLTVSGSRSDGKPCPPFKIVILDEADSMTSAAQAALRRTMEKESKTTRFCLICNYVSRIIEPLTSRCSKFRFKPLSDKIQQKRLLDIAEKENVKIGNEEIAYLVKISEGDLRKAITFLQSATRLTGGKEVSEDVITDIAGVIPAATIDGIFTACHSGSFDKLEAVVKNLIDEGHAATQLVNQLHDAIIENENLSDKHKSIITEKLAEVDKCLADGADEHLQLMSLCATVMQQLTQNC; encoded by the exons ATGCAGGCATTTCTGAAAGGCACATCTGTCAGTGCCAAACCACAACTGACCAAGGACCGGGGGACACCTGCCACTGCAGGAAGCAgtggagaaaccaagaaagtCAAACCAGTTCCTTGGGTGGAAAAATA CCGTCCAAAGTGTGTGGATGAGGTGGCTTTCCAGGAAGAAGTGGTTGCAGTGCTGAAGAAGTCTTTAGAAGGAGCTGAC CTTCCTAATCTCTTGTTCTATGGGCCACCTGGAACTGGCAAAACATCCACCATTTTGGCAGCAGCTAGAGAGCTCTTTGG GCCTGAACTCTTTCGATTAAGAGTCCTTGAGTTAAATGCATCTGATGAACGTGGAATACAAGTAGTCCGAGAGAAAGTGAAAAATTTTGCTCAGTTAACTGTATCAGGAAGTCGTTCCGA TGGGAAGCCATGTCCTCCCTTTAAGATTGTAATTCTGGATGAAGCAGATTCGATGACTTCAGCTGCTCAGGCAGCTTTAAGGCGTACCATGGAAAAGGAATCAAAAACAACCAGATTCTGCCTCATCTGTAACTATGTCAGTCG AATAATTGAACCCCTCACTTCTAGATGTTCAAAATTCCGCTTCAAGCCTCTGTCAGATAAAATTCAACAGAAGCGATTACTGGATATTGCTGAGAAGGAAAATGTCAAAATTGGCAATGAG gaaatagCGTATCTTGTTAAAATATCAGAAGGAGATTTACGGAAAGCCATTACATTTCTTCAAAGTGCCACTCGACTAACAGGAGGAAAGGAAGTCTCTGAAGATGTGATCACAGACATTGCTGGG GTAATACCAGCTGCAACCATTGATGGAATCTTCACTGCATGTCACAGTGGCTCTTTTGACAAACTAGAAGCTGTGGTAAAG AACCTCATTGACGAAGGACATGCAGCTACTCAGCTTGTCAATCAACTTCATGATGcaattatagaaaatgaaaatctgtCTGATAAACATAAGTCCATTATCACAGAGAAACTTGCT GAAGTGGACAAGTGCTTAGCAGATGGTGCAGATGAACACCTGCAGTTGATGAGCCTCTGTGCAACTGTGATGCAGCAGCTAACTCAGAACTGTTAA